A single genomic interval of Lacrimispora sphenoides JCM 1415 harbors:
- a CDS encoding sensor histidine kinase, producing MHSLVHKLNISLFKKIITIFLIVIAPIFILGIYIRNWGANTVREELSKSSTAQIEFYLSQLEKEIERLKILQYTCLNDEHLNRLAVQYSIMSDYEIVSNMRQLQARLITIEYSSSYVINVSAHIFSINKTISSSRGVDDLDERVYERTRSAAGLAGAQIVRYEDGLYLTTVDPSDKTGRISNYVIEIELNQDVFKEDLEQFNIYPNSGSFLIDLTNSNEIAMASTGKPVQSHAILGDFNVVDKSGTNLSNIEGYRCYSVYTKSKYLNMLLLRYLPENLVFTPMKNFTNWIWVFIMVSITVIIIFTLSMNRFINKPIKKLVEVFRQVEKGNLQISLDTNDVGSKEFAYLYTRFNKMVDSLNMLIDQAYKQKILTQRAELKQLQAQIKPHFLYNSFFIINTMAQMGDENLLEFTNHLGEYYRYLTRNAADIIPLCEEVEHARTYTSILSMRFTKNLDIIFGSCPKEYEQYPVPRLILQPLIENAFEHAVEKRMKDRIISISFENHIDRLHIIVEDNGTTLTDEKLSELQKMLISQPDDAEVTALLNINRRLQLQYDEVSGVLLDRSLLGGLMVELVLGPRRE from the coding sequence ATGCATTCATTAGTTCATAAGCTGAATATCAGTCTTTTCAAGAAAATAATAACTATCTTTTTAATCGTTATAGCTCCAATTTTTATACTTGGAATTTATATCCGCAATTGGGGAGCCAACACGGTACGTGAAGAGCTGTCAAAATCATCAACTGCTCAGATTGAATTTTATTTAAGCCAGCTGGAAAAAGAAATTGAACGGCTTAAAATATTGCAATACACTTGTTTAAATGATGAGCATCTGAACCGTCTCGCAGTCCAGTATAGTATTATGAGTGATTATGAAATTGTCAGCAATATGAGACAGCTTCAGGCACGACTTATTACTATTGAGTATAGCAGCAGCTATGTTATAAATGTCAGCGCACATATATTTTCAATTAATAAAACAATTTCGTCTTCCAGGGGAGTAGATGATTTAGACGAAAGGGTATATGAACGCACACGGTCCGCAGCCGGGCTGGCGGGGGCCCAAATCGTCAGATATGAAGATGGTTTATATCTTACAACCGTTGATCCTTCTGACAAAACAGGTCGGATCAGTAACTATGTGATAGAGATAGAGCTGAATCAAGATGTTTTTAAAGAAGATTTAGAGCAGTTTAACATTTATCCTAACAGCGGATCGTTTTTGATAGATCTCACAAACTCCAATGAAATCGCCATGGCAAGTACAGGGAAACCCGTACAATCTCATGCGATTTTGGGCGATTTTAATGTAGTCGATAAAAGTGGCACTAATCTTAGTAATATAGAGGGATATCGCTGCTATTCCGTGTACACAAAGTCTAAGTATCTAAATATGCTGCTGCTCAGGTATTTACCTGAAAATCTGGTATTTACACCGATGAAAAATTTTACTAACTGGATATGGGTATTCATCATGGTATCAATAACCGTAATTATAATTTTTACATTATCCATGAACCGCTTTATAAATAAACCTATTAAAAAGTTGGTAGAGGTTTTCCGGCAGGTAGAAAAAGGGAACCTGCAGATAAGTTTGGACACAAATGATGTTGGATCTAAAGAATTTGCTTATTTGTATACCAGATTCAACAAAATGGTCGATAGCTTAAATATGTTAATTGATCAGGCCTATAAGCAGAAAATATTGACTCAGCGAGCTGAACTAAAGCAGCTTCAGGCACAAATCAAACCGCATTTTCTATATAACAGCTTTTTCATTATCAATACGATGGCTCAGATGGGGGACGAAAACCTGTTAGAGTTTACCAATCATTTAGGGGAATACTACCGCTATCTTACCAGGAATGCAGCAGACATAATCCCTCTTTGTGAAGAAGTTGAGCATGCACGCACTTATACCAGCATTTTATCCATGCGTTTTACAAAGAATCTTGATATTATATTCGGCTCCTGCCCTAAGGAATATGAACAATATCCCGTTCCCCGGCTCATTTTACAGCCCTTGATCGAGAATGCATTTGAACATGCGGTGGAAAAGCGGATGAAAGACCGGATCATTTCCATCTCTTTTGAAAATCATATTGACAGACTTCATATTATTGTTGAAGATAATGGAACCACTTTGACAGATGAAAAACTTTCAGAGCTGCAAAAAATGTTGATATCACAACCTGATGACGCAGAAGTAACGGCATTGCTTAACATTAACAGACGTTTACAATTGCAGTACGATGAAGTCAGCGGTGTGTTGCTTGATCGAAGTCTGTTGGGAGGACTTATGGTTGAACTGGTTTTAGGGCCTAGGAGGGAGTAA